The region AAATCTACACCTATTATCGCCCTTGTTACATCTGCAACATCAAATCGCCAGACAAAGTCGCGGCGCAAACCTATGCTAAGCACTAGATGCACGTAACCGTACGTGTTTATCACAGTGCCGTTAGCGGCGCACAAGTTATAGTTCGTTGGCGGCCTACGTTCTTTTAAAACACTACGCGGAAAAACACACAAATCACTACCTGTGTCCACGAGGAATGTGATTTTTGACCTGGAGTCCATGATGAATAAGCGACCTTTGCTAGGGCAGCCGCTCGCCGCCATCACCGACTGCCCGATGCATTTCCCGACTGGTAATCACAAGGCTTGATGCACCGCTTAGCCTGCTCTCCGAACTTGTGATGGTACCAGCAGGTGGGGAACTTCCGGTAGTTGGAGTTGGACCTCTTGGACGCTGAACGCTGCCTGGTGTGACTCGACGACCTTCCTCTGGGCCGGGACAGTCTACCGACCTTAGCATCCAGCGCCTGCATCCGCCTGCTCAGTTCCGCAATCTGCAGCATCAGGGGTTCCGACGACGTGGAGGGTAGCGCTGCTGCTGCCACCTGCGGGGCGGGCGTGACGACGTCATGAAGGCGATCGGCGAGCTCCGCCAAGTCCTCCAGAGATGATTTAAGTTGCGACGCGACAATATCCTGCGTCCGCTTCGGTAGCCGGTTGACCCAGATGGACCGCAGGAAGTCCTCGGGTAGCCCAGGTCCTGCCAGGTTCTGAAGGTGCCGAAGAAACTGTGAAGGCTTCCTATCTCCTAACTCCTCAAGGTTCAGGACCTGCTGTACCTTCCTCTCCCGTGACGCAGAAAGGCGCTTAATCAGCTCCGACTTAAGTTTGCCGTACTTGTCATCTTCTGGTGGTGACGTAATAATATCTTCAACCTCCGCCGCATATTGAGGTTCAAGTTGCGCCATGGCATAATAAAATTTGGTCTCATCAGTTGTCACTCGGGATAATCGAAATTGTCCTTCCAGCTGCGCAAACCATAGCGCAGGTTTGTCCGGATAAAACGGTGGCACCTTGACGCCAACCCGAAATGACTCAGCCGTTAAGTGCTCGGCGCCATTTTGTAACGGTACTCCTTTGTCATCAGTGCCGTTTTCGCCTCCCATTCTGGGGTGTTTAGCAGGGGGTCACCAATGTGGTATGCGTATTAACGCAGTATATCTCTGATCTATCCACTTACTTGATCTAGGTGCTAGCTTCGGGCGTAGAAAGCAAACAAGCAGTATGTTTTGTAGCTTTATTCTTGAGCACACACATGCATAAGCGAAAGCACAGAGTAGATATTTACAGAAGGAGAAATGGTAAAGCGATAGGCACTTAAAACTATTAGGCGCGAGCTAAATGCAATGGAATGCGATTGCAGTGCAAATGCGCGGCGCAGCGACATGCACCTCGCGTCAAAGCGGCTGATGGACTGACTCGCGTAGCCGCGAGAGAATGCGCGGGCGCAGAGCGGCCGGCAGAAAACCGGTATGGCCGTGACGTATGCAGTCGCTGCGCGCTAAACTATCTACTAATAACAAGGGATCTGTTTGTCCGCTTGAACATACAAAACATGTAACATTAACATTTGCTATTTGATTTTATTGTACATAGTTCATTGTTTATATTAATTCATTTGCTGCAATAAGTTAAATCAATTTATGTAAAAAGGTTAAAAGGTAAAATTCATGAAATactaattaacaattaaaattactgtaaataattattaactgaattagaatataaaataaattcattgTATATAACATTAAATGATTcggaataaataattaattgcattggaaataaataataatattaatttaattaaattgtaaaaagataaaattgtaaaaacataaaactgtaaaatgtaaaagtgtatgaacataaaatcaataataaatacataaa is a window of Cydia splendana chromosome 1, ilCydSple1.2, whole genome shotgun sequence DNA encoding:
- the LOC134789481 gene encoding uncharacterized protein LOC134789481, whose protein sequence is MGGENGTDDKGVPLQNGAEHLTAESFRVGVKVPPFYPDKPALWFAQLEGQFRLSRVTTDETKFYYAMAQLEPQYAAEVEDIITSPPEDDKYGKLKSELIKRLSASRERKVQQVLNLEELGDRKPSQFLRHLQNLAGPGLPEDFLRSIWVNRLPKRTQDIVASQLKSSLEDLAELADRLHDVVTPAPQVAAAALPSTSSEPLMLQIAELSRRMQALDAKVGRLSRPRGRSSSHTRQRSASKRSNSNYRKFPTCWYHHKFGEQAKRCIKPCDYQSGNASGSR